TGTTGTCTGGGTCTTCAGTCCAGTTATAAAAATGGATCCGGATGTCGGACACTTTGACCCGCTTTCCAAAGTGCACGGATCTACTCTTGTGATGGGGAAATACCCTTCGTTAagggtaattttaatttaatctcaGACTGAAATAGGGGTTCTCCCCATCAGGTAGAATGCTAATACTCTCTCCTTGATCATTTTAGTGACCACTCagaacaagaacaacaaaacTTCCCAAAAATTTATGACATTCAAGATCCATCAATCCGACAAATCGATGTAATTAACCCCAGTGCAAAGGCCACCGTTGCCGGCATTGTAAGACTCTTCTTTCTGGCAGTCTCAGTTAAAAGCCACCATATTAATTTGCCTGAATGAACTGAAACTGAAACCATTATATACTAACCAATTAACGTTCTTCTTCTCAAACTCGAGCTGAACGAAATGATGACATATGGGATATATAAGAGAGGTAAACGTAACAAAGAATCTGATGCAAAGATAAATTTTACAGTTTCCCAAGTATCTTAGTTACCCCGTTCTTGGCGCGCCGCAGGAGTTCCTCCAGTGACAGACTCGACAAGATATGGACTGCTAACACGTACTTGATTCATCACAACTATTACGGTTTTATCCAAAGGATACGAAGCATGAGAAGGTTGGAGGGGTGGTCCACGGCGGAATTCTTCTCCGGTAGTGGTTTTGATTGATAGTATGCAGCCAACTGCAAATTCGTCGCCCTGACCCCTCAGCTTCCATTGCCGCTGAACTGACACTGTAGTATGCCGTTTGcaattgatttactttaatgTGGTTCTGCAGGTCTGAAGCGCTTTCAAGTTGAAAATTGCTGCGACATTAGAGTTAAGTTAAAGGAGGAAACTGTGCAACTAAGGGCCATAACCCTTCGGGGAGGGGTTTAGACTCCAGTTCGATGGTGAGCACAAATTGCTTTGGTAGGCGACTCTTCTAAAAGGCTACACATCGGTTTGATGGGGAGTTGATCACTTGATAAACCACAGACTGCACACACTCGATCGAAAATGATTTATTAGGACGCAGAGATATTTAGAATAACAAGTTAAGGCTTTTTACTTAGgattaaacttttaaaattttttactacatgaaaaaagatgaaatggttatatttttaagaactTCCCGTAAATGgttgaaaaaaatcaacagaatatatacatatcttattaatttctttacattcaaattttagacTATTAAATACtaacaattatataactaGTATCTCAAATACTAACATAACAAACTACGTACTATAtgtatcattaataattatagtacTGTTGTTGATAACACATCTATTacattacataaataaaattaattagccAAACTTATGTTATTTGAAGCTAAGATCTTTCAGGGAAATGCCAATTATATGATactttattgattatttattccatATCAagattaatccaattaaatgaaAGGAAATTATGAATTCGTATATGATTACAATTCTTACCCCatagttataggactaaatatttttcttatggtATGTTCAAAATTAGATATAAGCTAGTCCCAAATTTTATTAGTCGgcaatttagttttttctcaaacaacaataaatacaaactattttttgtcgagaattttatttataccatataagaagattttttttccttatatcaatgaaagaaagttaaaaaaaaattaataaggaAATGTAACGGGTTTGGGGTCCAAGTCCAACTACTCATTCATCAATAAGCCTGTTAAATTTTGGAAAGAAGtcaaaaagaccaaaaaggCAAAGTTTGAGCACGGGCCTGAAGACAACTGCACTGCACTCCCCCAAAGTCTCACCACCAATACTCACATCCAGTTAGTTGGCCAACCATATACAATGGGGTTCTCGAGATCACTTCCACTTTGACTAGATCATaacaccccaccccacccccacaaACTTCTCTTGTTcaacatctctctctctctctcaattttCAGATTCGGAAGACAAAAAGGACAGAAGGATGAAATGGCGTCATCAAAGAATCCATTCAATGATCAACCACAGCATTACTCTTTCTCCAAGAAGTTCTTCTCTTATTCTTCGTATGCCCTCCTCCTATTAGTCTTCCTTCACTTTTATTTCAGTCCCTTCTCTTTCTCCCCCATTCATCATCCTCATTCTCCTTCCAACAACCATATTCTCATCTCATCATCAAAAGgtatcttcatatttttctcttacaTATGTCTCTCATCATTTGTTTaggtttttgttttgttttcaagATTCTGTTTTTTCATGGTTTCTTTGCAGGGGTTTTGGATAAAAACAACATAGTAAAGAAGAAATCGTGCGATTACAGCAAAGGAGAATGGGTGCGAAATAAGTTGGGGCCTTCGTACAATGGCAGCACTTGTGAGACAATCAAACCAGGCCAGAACTGCATGGTTTCTGGCAGGCCAGACAGAGATTATCTCTACTGGAGATGGAAGCCCAAACAATGCGAACTTCCCAGGTTTCAGCCCGAAACTTTCCTTCAACTCCTCCGAAACAAACACATCGCCTTTGTGGGGGACTCCTTGGCAAGAAATCAGCTTGAATCACTTCTTTGCATGTTGGCCACTGCCTCGAAACCAAACCTTTACTACACAGATGGAGAAGAGAACAAGTTCAGAAAATGGTTTTTCGCTTCTCACAATATGAATGTCTCAATCTATTGGTCACCTTTTCTTGTGAAAGGGATTGAGAAGGAAAATGAGGGGAGCTTCAACACATTGTTTTTGGATTCTGTGGATGAAAGGTGGGCAGCAGATTTGAAGGACATAGACATGCTTGTTTTGTCGGCGGGGCATTGGTACTTACATCGTGCAATTTATCACTATGGAAACTCAGTCTTAGGCTGTCATGCTTTGGAGAACTGCACCGAGATTGGATTCTATGATGTTTTTGGCAAGGCATTGAGGACATCATTTGAAGGCGTAATTCAGAGGAAAGGCCCTAGTGGGAGTGCGATTTCCGTCTTTCTGCCAACGTTTTCGCCAGCGCATTTCGAAGGGGAATGGGACATGTTAGGGGCGTGCTCCAAGACTCTGCCTTACAAGGGAAACGAGAAAGCTCTTAAGATGATGGATGCAGAAATGAGGAGAGTTGGAGTGGAACAAGTGAAAGAAGCACAATCAAAGGCTGAGAAGTTTGGGAGTAATGTAAGGATAGAGGCACTGGATATCAGTGAATTGGCTGTGTTGAGAGCTGATGGGCATCCTGGACCGTACATGCACCCTTTCCCATTTGCCAATGGAGTTCCTCAGCGTGTGCAGAATGATTGTGCGCATTGGTGTTTACCGGGACCTATTGATACTTGGAATGAGATTATGTTAGAATTGATCAAGAGAAGAGCTGGTAAATTGAAAGCAAAAACGTCATAGTAATTTTGTATGTGTTGATTTGATGCTTGTTGGTGTCGGAGGGAGATGATGAGATACAAATGGAAGGAGAATTCATGTAGCCAAGAATGTTCCAGAGTACGTGGTAATTAAGAATGATGAATTTGTCTGAAAGAAGTTTGATCTACGTTGGTGAAGTCTATGTACTTAGGGGATTGAAATCCTTAGAAgggattttatttgttaagaaTCCATCAGCACTGTCATTACAAAACTCACAGTACTACTACAATTCCTGGTCctgttgatttataatttttctcatcTTGATTCTTTTATATCAGTTTCCCATTTAATCAATCATGTTTGTCATACAACAAATGCATgtgaaatattcaaaatattcttttaaatatatatttgggtaTGACGAATTATATAAGTTAATGTACGTACGACATagctaaaataaaatataagacaGAATTTGAAATCTAGACGATCCAACACAAATTTTGGTGTGTCCTATCATGTTGTAATATATACTAATGTTGACATGGCGGGCATCATGTTAAGAATTGATTTTGTTCCTTGACATTGATGAGAGCTATCATAGCATTACTTGAAAATCTTTCCACTTTACCTAAAGTGCTTTGATTTCGCTGGGAAATTAGTAGAATGTGCAAAGAGTGGTTATGATGCATGAAATATTTGGATGGATTAAGATTTAAGATAATATCTTCACCCTGATTCATCTAGTATCATTGCAACTGGAGAGCGATG
The window above is part of the Sesamum indicum cultivar Zhongzhi No. 13 linkage group LG2, S_indicum_v1.0, whole genome shotgun sequence genome. Proteins encoded here:
- the LOC105156588 gene encoding protein ALTERED XYLOGLUCAN 4, which translates into the protein MASSKNPFNDQPQHYSFSKKFFSYSSYALLLLVFLHFYFSPFSFSPIHHPHSPSNNHILISSSKGVLDKNNIVKKKSCDYSKGEWVRNKLGPSYNGSTCETIKPGQNCMVSGRPDRDYLYWRWKPKQCELPRFQPETFLQLLRNKHIAFVGDSLARNQLESLLCMLATASKPNLYYTDGEENKFRKWFFASHNMNVSIYWSPFLVKGIEKENEGSFNTLFLDSVDERWAADLKDIDMLVLSAGHWYLHRAIYHYGNSVLGCHALENCTEIGFYDVFGKALRTSFEGVIQRKGPSGSAISVFLPTFSPAHFEGEWDMLGACSKTLPYKGNEKALKMMDAEMRRVGVEQVKEAQSKAEKFGSNVRIEALDISELAVLRADGHPGPYMHPFPFANGVPQRVQNDCAHWCLPGPIDTWNEIMLELIKRRAGKLKAKTS